One window of the Amycolatopsis mediterranei genome contains the following:
- a CDS encoding PTS sugar transporter subunit IIA, whose protein sequence is MSVPIILAGHGRLPSGVGEAAEMILGPQARLKVCELSPRDSPEEFGDRVLELAGEADGALVLADLHGGSPFNAVRTLAAGHPRLQLVSGLNLPMLLEVLLHTTDDVTVLAGVARAAGRDGVVDVLESTW, encoded by the coding sequence ATGTCCGTTCCGATCATCCTGGCCGGACACGGCCGCCTGCCTTCCGGCGTCGGGGAGGCCGCCGAGATGATCCTCGGCCCGCAGGCGCGGCTCAAGGTCTGCGAGCTGAGCCCGCGCGACAGCCCGGAGGAGTTCGGCGACCGCGTGCTCGAGCTGGCCGGCGAGGCCGACGGCGCGCTGGTGCTCGCCGACCTGCACGGCGGCTCGCCGTTCAACGCCGTCCGCACGCTCGCGGCCGGGCACCCGCGCCTCCAGCTGGTCTCGGGGCTCAACCTGCCGATGCTGCTGGAAGTCCTGCTGCACACGACCGACGACGTCACCGTGCTCGCCGGGGTGGCTCGCGCCGCCGGCCGCGACGGCGTCGTCGACGTCCTGGAATCGACCTGGTGA
- a CDS encoding AfsR/SARP family transcriptional regulator has product MRYRLLGPVTVLGDTGPVRPGGQKQTSVLAALLLNPNRVVTEDRLIDLTWGENAPPSVRGRLQVHISELRKLLGRDVIVRRAPGYLIEVAPGDRDLDVFDEEVAKARATSGADAVTHLRAALALWEGTPLGGVSEALAEYEGPALAERRLVALEELYEQELASGRHGEVVGELRRLVEEHPFRERLRATLMLALHRCGRTPEALETYTRAHELLVDELGIEPGQALQDLRMRILRGEGEPAPAAAPATPRPAELPLDVRGFAGRAAELAALDEPGDVWVITGTAGVGKTALAVHWAHTARTRYPDGQLYVNLRGFDAEDEPLTPAAALAQLLRTLGVDLRDVPPGLDDQSKLYRSLLADRQALVVLDNARDTAQVLPLLPSSGRVLVTSRHRLDELVARVGARSLSLAQLREADSRALLTALLGDRTAAEPEAAAELARLCGHHPLALRIAAANTGVASIGELVDELRGDPLAHLGFDGAGESAVAKAFSVSYQALPPALRQAFRLLALVPGADFTAIAAAALLEVPAEEATRRLRGLIAANLLEAHAPRRYRFHDLARRYAEQCVRAEEDEPARDRAWERLFTGYCAAADAAVALLGARIVALPREDAPSAPSPVVFAGAAEAVAWLDVEVPNLSAALRQAAARGPYPGAWYLADALRRFFHDHGRRAEWLELAPIVLRAAQDHGAQPAEALVQLSIGGAYFREGQHEAGIRHSEKAVLASRACGWRQCEATAVANLGAMLEWTGRLSEAVEHSRRAIQLFRELENRSGEALALNSLSCHYRQLGRLEQAEDCLVEAIALARKEDLAFWEAANLADLGWVLMATGRPSESGETLDQALQAFRDLGSSFGEATALNVLSALQMARGEHSAAVATAEAALACVRRDGDRQVEAAALIALGRAEESRGDLGAAERVLREARSLTAESGLRGQLAEAEATLARVLAADGRAGEAGEHARTALDAARAGGFRVVEAEALLGLAAVQAAAGRSTLAAGTARESRALYRAVGHVTGEAQAAGFLDRLGDRATG; this is encoded by the coding sequence GTGCGCTACCGCCTGCTCGGACCGGTCACGGTCCTCGGCGACACGGGCCCGGTCCGCCCCGGCGGCCAGAAGCAGACGTCCGTGCTGGCCGCGCTGCTGCTGAACCCCAACCGGGTGGTCACCGAGGACCGCCTCATCGACCTGACCTGGGGCGAGAACGCGCCGCCGAGCGTGCGCGGGCGGCTCCAGGTGCACATCTCGGAACTGCGGAAGCTGCTCGGCCGCGACGTCATCGTGCGGCGCGCACCCGGTTACCTCATCGAAGTCGCCCCCGGCGACCGCGACCTCGACGTCTTCGACGAAGAGGTCGCCAAGGCCAGGGCGACCTCCGGGGCGGACGCCGTCACGCACCTGCGTGCCGCGCTGGCGCTGTGGGAGGGCACCCCGCTCGGCGGGGTGAGCGAGGCGCTGGCGGAGTACGAGGGCCCCGCGCTGGCCGAACGCCGGCTCGTCGCGCTGGAGGAGCTGTACGAGCAGGAACTCGCCTCGGGACGGCACGGCGAGGTGGTCGGGGAACTGCGGCGGCTCGTCGAGGAGCACCCGTTCCGCGAGCGCCTGCGGGCCACGCTGATGCTCGCGCTGCACCGCTGCGGCCGCACCCCGGAAGCCCTGGAAACGTACACACGGGCACACGAACTGCTGGTCGACGAACTGGGCATCGAGCCCGGCCAGGCCCTGCAGGACCTGCGGATGCGGATCCTGCGCGGCGAGGGCGAACCCGCCCCGGCCGCCGCCCCGGCCACCCCGCGGCCCGCCGAGCTGCCGCTGGACGTCCGCGGGTTCGCCGGCCGGGCCGCGGAGCTGGCCGCGCTCGACGAACCCGGGGACGTCTGGGTGATCACCGGCACCGCCGGCGTCGGCAAGACCGCGCTGGCCGTGCACTGGGCCCACACCGCCCGGACGCGCTACCCCGACGGCCAGCTGTACGTGAACCTGCGCGGCTTCGACGCCGAAGACGAGCCGCTCACCCCCGCCGCCGCGCTCGCCCAGCTGCTGCGGACCCTCGGCGTCGACCTGCGGGACGTGCCGCCCGGCCTCGACGACCAGAGCAAGCTCTACCGGTCGCTGCTGGCCGACCGGCAGGCCCTGGTGGTGCTGGACAACGCCCGCGACACCGCCCAGGTGCTGCCGCTGCTGCCGTCGTCGGGGCGGGTGCTGGTGACCAGCCGCCACCGGCTCGACGAGCTGGTCGCCCGCGTCGGCGCGCGGTCGCTGAGCCTGGCGCAGCTGCGCGAGGCCGACTCCCGGGCGCTGCTGACCGCCCTGCTCGGCGACCGGACCGCCGCCGAGCCGGAAGCGGCCGCCGAGCTGGCCCGCCTGTGCGGCCACCACCCGCTGGCGCTGCGGATCGCCGCGGCGAACACCGGCGTCGCCAGCATCGGCGAGCTGGTCGACGAGCTGCGCGGCGATCCCCTGGCCCACCTCGGCTTCGACGGGGCGGGCGAGAGCGCCGTCGCCAAGGCGTTTTCGGTGTCCTACCAGGCGTTGCCGCCGGCGCTGCGGCAGGCGTTCCGGCTGCTCGCGCTGGTGCCGGGCGCCGACTTCACGGCGATCGCTGCGGCAGCCCTGCTGGAGGTGCCTGCCGAGGAGGCGACCCGGCGGCTGCGCGGGCTGATCGCGGCGAACCTCCTGGAGGCGCACGCGCCCCGCCGCTACCGGTTCCACGACCTCGCCCGCCGCTACGCCGAGCAGTGCGTCCGCGCCGAAGAGGACGAGCCCGCCCGCGACCGGGCGTGGGAGCGGCTGTTCACCGGCTACTGCGCGGCCGCGGACGCCGCCGTCGCCCTCCTCGGCGCGCGGATCGTGGCGCTGCCCCGCGAGGACGCGCCCTCGGCGCCGAGCCCGGTCGTCTTCGCCGGCGCCGCGGAAGCCGTGGCCTGGCTGGACGTCGAGGTGCCGAACCTCTCGGCCGCGCTGCGCCAGGCGGCGGCGCGCGGGCCGTACCCGGGCGCCTGGTACCTCGCCGACGCGTTGCGGCGGTTCTTCCACGACCACGGCCGCCGGGCGGAGTGGCTCGAGCTGGCCCCGATCGTGCTGCGCGCGGCGCAGGACCACGGCGCCCAGCCCGCCGAAGCGCTGGTCCAGCTGTCCATCGGCGGGGCGTACTTCCGCGAAGGCCAGCACGAAGCGGGCATCCGGCACTCGGAGAAGGCGGTGCTGGCCAGCCGCGCGTGCGGCTGGCGGCAGTGCGAGGCCACGGCGGTGGCGAACCTCGGGGCGATGCTGGAGTGGACGGGACGGCTGTCGGAGGCGGTGGAACACAGCCGTCGCGCGATCCAGCTGTTCCGCGAGCTGGAGAACCGGTCGGGTGAGGCGCTCGCGCTGAACTCGCTGAGCTGCCACTACCGGCAGCTGGGTCGCCTGGAGCAGGCGGAGGACTGCTTGGTCGAGGCGATCGCGCTGGCCCGCAAGGAGGACTTGGCGTTCTGGGAGGCGGCCAACCTCGCCGACCTCGGCTGGGTACTGATGGCCACCGGGCGGCCGTCGGAGTCCGGAGAGACCCTCGACCAGGCGTTGCAGGCGTTCCGCGACCTGGGGTCCAGCTTCGGCGAGGCCACGGCCCTGAACGTGCTGAGCGCCCTCCAGATGGCCCGCGGCGAGCACTCGGCGGCCGTGGCGACGGCGGAGGCGGCCTTGGCGTGCGTCCGCCGCGACGGCGACCGCCAGGTGGAAGCGGCGGCCCTGATCGCACTGGGCCGGGCGGAGGAGAGCCGGGGCGACCTCGGTGCGGCGGAGCGGGTCCTGCGCGAGGCCCGGTCGCTGACGGCGGAGTCAGGCCTCCGAGGCCAGCTGGCCGAGGCGGAGGCCACGCTGGCCAGGGTCCTGGCGGCCGACGGGCGTGCGGGCGAGGCGGGCGAACACGCCCGGACGGCCCTGGACGCGGCCCGGGCGGGCGGCTTCCGGGTGGTGGAGGCGGAGGCGTTGCTGGGATTGGCGGCGGTCCAGGCGGCAGCGGGCCGGTCGACGTTGGCGGCCGGGACGGCCCGGGAGTCCCGAGCGCTCTACCGCGCGGTGGGGCACGTGACGGGAGAGGCCCAGGCGGCGGGCTTCCTCGACCGGCTCGGGGACCGGGCCACCGGCTGA
- a CDS encoding ABC transporter ATP-binding protein, producing the protein MTLLGEAVPGEDPLVVDGLTVRFGGLTALHEVHLSVEAGTVVGVIGPNGAGKTTLFNVVCGFVRPQAGRVLWRGRPLVRHRPEHLARLGIVRTLQGLGLFPGLTVLENVLTGAGRHARTGLFPALAGAGRSARDEAELAGRARETLGELGIADLAGRLPGVLPYGVRKRVALARALVAEPDLLLLDEPASGLSSAELAELSTLIRSLRRRMAVVLVEHHMDLVMQVCDRVVVLNFGEVIAAGSPAQIQADPRVTEAYLGDPAEEASGA; encoded by the coding sequence ATGACGCTTCTCGGTGAGGCAGTGCCCGGCGAAGACCCGCTCGTGGTCGACGGCCTCACTGTGCGCTTCGGCGGTCTCACCGCCCTGCACGAGGTCCACCTGAGCGTCGAAGCCGGCACCGTCGTCGGGGTCATCGGTCCCAACGGCGCGGGCAAGACGACGCTGTTCAACGTCGTCTGCGGGTTCGTCCGGCCCCAGGCGGGCCGGGTGCTGTGGCGGGGCCGTCCGCTGGTCCGGCACCGTCCCGAACACCTCGCCCGGCTCGGCATCGTCCGGACGCTGCAGGGCCTCGGCCTGTTCCCCGGCCTGACCGTCCTCGAGAACGTGCTGACCGGCGCGGGCCGCCACGCCCGGACCGGCCTGTTCCCGGCCCTCGCCGGCGCCGGGCGGTCGGCGCGCGACGAAGCCGAGCTGGCCGGGCGGGCCCGCGAAACCCTCGGCGAACTCGGAATCGCCGACCTCGCCGGCCGGCTGCCCGGCGTGCTGCCCTACGGCGTGCGGAAACGGGTGGCGCTGGCGCGGGCGCTGGTGGCCGAGCCCGACCTGCTGCTGCTCGACGAACCCGCGAGCGGGCTGTCGTCCGCCGAGCTCGCCGAGCTCTCGACGTTGATCCGCTCCCTGCGGCGGCGGATGGCGGTCGTGCTCGTCGAACACCACATGGACCTGGTCATGCAGGTCTGCGACCGCGTGGTGGTGCTGAACTTCGGCGAGGTGATCGCGGCGGGCAGCCCGGCGCAGATCCAGGCCGACCCCCGCGTGACCGAGGCCTACCTCGGCGACCCCGCCGAGGAGGCGTCCGGTGCTTGA
- a CDS encoding GntR family transcriptional regulator translates to MPRPKHVAASDLRLPDALQPGRPKGDQLREILESVATEAGPGRLMPSERFLAEHFQVARGTVRQEVNRLVADGVLYRQHGTATFTAERQAAHIDMLTSFTEDMQARGVVPKTKVLHAEVESAGPRIAGRLNVPPGARVFRLERLRYVEDEPFAVERTNLSVDRFPDIELFDWETQSLHRTIEERWGVRPEWNDTAISAVLPNSHDAALLGIEATQPCLIIEGTLHDQSGGVIEAGRSLYRADRYTVFTQARRSPAS, encoded by the coding sequence ATGCCCCGTCCGAAACACGTCGCCGCGAGCGATCTGCGCCTTCCGGACGCGCTGCAGCCGGGGCGGCCCAAGGGCGATCAGCTGCGCGAGATCCTGGAAAGCGTCGCCACGGAGGCCGGGCCGGGGCGGCTGATGCCGTCCGAACGGTTCCTCGCCGAGCACTTCCAGGTCGCCCGCGGCACCGTGCGGCAGGAAGTCAACCGCCTGGTCGCGGACGGCGTCCTGTACCGCCAGCACGGCACCGCGACCTTCACCGCCGAACGGCAGGCCGCGCACATCGACATGCTGACCTCGTTCACCGAGGACATGCAGGCCCGCGGCGTCGTGCCGAAGACGAAGGTGCTGCACGCCGAAGTCGAAAGCGCGGGCCCGCGCATCGCCGGGCGGCTGAACGTGCCGCCGGGCGCCCGGGTGTTCCGGCTGGAACGCCTCCGCTACGTCGAAGACGAGCCGTTCGCGGTCGAGCGCACCAACCTGTCCGTCGACCGCTTCCCGGACATCGAGCTGTTCGACTGGGAGACCCAGTCCCTGCACCGCACGATCGAGGAACGCTGGGGCGTGCGCCCGGAGTGGAACGACACGGCGATCTCCGCGGTCCTGCCGAACAGCCACGACGCCGCCCTGCTCGGCATCGAGGCCACCCAGCCGTGCCTGATCATCGAGGGCACGCTGCACGACCAGAGCGGCGGCGTCATCGAAGCGGGCCGGTCGCTGTACCGGGCCGACCGCTACACGGTCTTCACCCAGGCCCGGCGCAGCCCGGCGTCCTGA
- a CDS encoding branched-chain amino acid ABC transporter permease yields the protein MSVRTELPETRVETPKRRRTPPPLLVHALAALGALAVIVLLTLVTDEFTNLRIATIGYYLIAVAGLTLLTGLTGQVSLGHGAFMFIGAYTVALLVRRVPTFPLWADLLLASAAGGLAGLLAGAAAARLRGPYLAGATLALAVGLPALTRKFPDFLGGSNGLSFTVHSRRAGAGVPELRWQTWIVWLSVLLALVLVVNIVRGRLGRNFRAVRDDEVAAALSGIAVGRTKILAFLVSAVCGGLAGGLQAFLLGTAAPGSFTPALSLSLLAAVVLGGLGSLWGALWGAVALVYFQAWSEDLADALHLNTDVANNLPLAVYGVILIVVVLAFPRGIQGGFHRLGVLLRRSAKQKENHEKH from the coding sequence ATGAGCGTGCGCACGGAACTCCCGGAAACCCGGGTGGAAACGCCGAAGCGGCGCCGCACACCGCCGCCGCTGCTCGTCCACGCGCTGGCCGCGCTGGGTGCGCTCGCCGTGATCGTGCTGCTGACCCTGGTCACCGACGAGTTCACGAACCTGCGCATCGCGACGATCGGCTACTACCTGATCGCGGTGGCCGGGCTGACCCTGCTGACCGGCCTCACCGGCCAGGTTTCGCTGGGACACGGCGCCTTCATGTTCATCGGCGCCTACACCGTGGCGCTCCTGGTGCGGCGGGTGCCGACGTTCCCGCTGTGGGCCGACCTGCTGCTCGCATCGGCCGCCGGCGGCCTGGCCGGGCTGCTGGCCGGCGCGGCGGCGGCCCGGCTGCGCGGCCCGTACCTCGCCGGTGCGACGCTGGCGCTGGCCGTCGGCCTGCCCGCGCTCACCCGGAAGTTCCCGGACTTCCTGGGCGGCAGCAACGGGTTGAGCTTCACCGTCCACAGCAGACGGGCCGGCGCCGGCGTCCCGGAACTGCGCTGGCAGACCTGGATCGTCTGGCTCAGCGTGCTGCTCGCGCTCGTGCTGGTGGTCAACATCGTCCGCGGCCGGCTCGGGCGGAACTTCCGCGCGGTCCGCGACGACGAGGTCGCCGCCGCGCTGAGCGGGATCGCCGTCGGGCGCACGAAGATCCTCGCCTTCCTGGTCAGCGCGGTGTGCGGCGGGCTCGCCGGTGGCCTGCAGGCGTTCCTGCTCGGCACCGCCGCACCCGGTTCGTTCACGCCCGCGCTGTCGCTGAGCCTGCTGGCCGCGGTGGTGCTGGGCGGCCTCGGGTCCCTGTGGGGCGCGCTGTGGGGCGCGGTCGCGCTCGTGTACTTCCAGGCCTGGTCCGAGGACCTCGCCGACGCCCTGCACCTGAACACCGATGTGGCCAACAACCTCCCGCTCGCGGTGTACGGCGTGATCCTCATCGTCGTCGTGCTCGCCTTCCCGCGGGGCATCCAAGGTGGCTTCCACCGGCTTGGCGTCCTCCTCCGTCGATCCGCGAAGCAGAAGGAGAACCATGAGAAGCACTGA
- a CDS encoding MFS transporter, whose product MPLTRALVDLTPLRASAPFRRLWVGRVFSGFGSQMTLVAVMFQVWEQTRSTVWTGAVGLAQALPLVVFGLFAGSLVDRVDRRKFALAATTGQAVCSVLLAVQGFLGDVPVVAVLGLVAVQSCFVAGGGPAGRTFIPRLLPPEQLSAGLALNRIAFQAAMLLGPALGGLVLGWLGVGGCYLVDALTFGMGFYGVFGLPAMRPGGEPSRPGLHGVLDGLAFLVRSPVVRGALLTDLAATVLSMPISLFPLVNAERFAGDPRTLGLFLSAVAVGGGVASVFSGTFTRRSRPGRVMLAGSAVWGVALTGFGLAPDPWLGLACLVLAGAADTVSVVSRGALVQLATPDALLGRVAAAEQIVGQAGPDIGNVRGGLVAGATSGTFALVSGGLLCVVAVVLVGAATPGLRRFATPAENAAS is encoded by the coding sequence ATGCCCCTGACCCGCGCCCTCGTCGACCTCACCCCGCTGCGCGCCTCGGCGCCGTTCCGGCGGCTCTGGGTGGGGCGCGTCTTCTCCGGCTTCGGCTCCCAGATGACGCTCGTCGCCGTGATGTTCCAGGTCTGGGAGCAGACCCGGAGCACCGTGTGGACCGGTGCCGTCGGGCTCGCCCAGGCGCTGCCCCTGGTCGTGTTCGGGTTGTTCGCCGGCTCGCTCGTGGATCGGGTCGACCGGCGGAAGTTCGCCCTCGCCGCCACGACCGGGCAGGCCGTGTGCTCGGTTCTCCTTGCGGTGCAGGGGTTTCTCGGCGACGTGCCGGTGGTCGCGGTGCTGGGGCTGGTGGCCGTCCAGTCGTGTTTCGTCGCGGGTGGCGGGCCGGCCGGGCGCACCTTCATCCCGCGGCTGCTGCCGCCGGAGCAGCTGTCCGCCGGGCTCGCGCTGAACCGGATCGCCTTCCAGGCCGCGATGCTGCTCGGCCCGGCGCTCGGCGGGCTGGTCCTCGGGTGGCTCGGCGTCGGCGGCTGCTACCTCGTCGACGCGCTCACGTTCGGCATGGGCTTCTACGGCGTCTTCGGCCTCCCGGCGATGCGCCCCGGCGGCGAGCCTTCGCGGCCGGGGCTGCACGGCGTGCTCGACGGGCTGGCCTTCCTGGTGCGGTCGCCCGTCGTGCGGGGAGCACTGCTCACCGACCTCGCCGCCACCGTGCTGTCCATGCCGATCAGCCTGTTCCCGCTGGTCAACGCCGAACGCTTCGCCGGCGACCCGCGCACGCTGGGCCTGTTCCTCTCGGCCGTGGCGGTCGGCGGGGGCGTGGCGTCGGTGTTCTCGGGGACGTTCACCCGGCGGTCGCGGCCGGGCCGGGTGATGCTCGCGGGCTCGGCCGTCTGGGGCGTCGCGCTGACGGGGTTCGGCCTGGCGCCGGACCCGTGGCTCGGCCTGGCCTGCCTGGTCCTGGCGGGAGCGGCCGACACGGTCTCGGTGGTCTCGCGGGGTGCGCTGGTCCAGCTGGCGACCCCGGACGCCCTGCTCGGCCGGGTGGCGGCGGCCGAGCAGATCGTCGGCCAGGCCGGCCCGGACATCGGCAACGTGCGCGGCGGTCTCGTCGCCGGCGCGACGTCCGGAACGTTCGCGCTGGTCAGCGGCGGGTTGCTGTGCGTGGTGGCGGTGGTGCTGGTCGGCGCGGCGACGCCCGGCCTGCGCCGGTTCGCGACCCCCGCCGAGAACGCGGCGAGCTGA
- a CDS encoding ABC transporter substrate-binding protein, with protein MLHRASTRRLAVLTLVAVLLTGCSQLKSSSTPGAVEKPSIRVAILTTVDLAPLWLAQEGGYFKAEGLEVQADVGTSGQETLSRMTSGQDDIALSTYTLFFLAKSSGAADVKLVTDGTSASPRSNEVVTVPNSPVKTVRDLEGKRIAISSKNAASDVLTRSVMRDHGVDPGKVQWVPMPLSEMSGALAQGRIDAAYQPEPFLTQAARTAGAYPVIDAASGSTQNFPLTGYGATAKWVQDHPKTLRAFQRAMLNATRAAVDRARIEPLVVRNAKVDQDVASLMVMPAFGSSLDARRIQRVPDLLQQLGVVQTKIDASSMIAPQTGTG; from the coding sequence ATGCTTCATCGCGCCTCGACACGCCGGCTCGCCGTGCTCACGCTGGTCGCCGTCCTGCTGACCGGGTGCAGCCAGCTGAAGAGCTCCTCCACCCCCGGTGCCGTCGAAAAGCCGTCGATCCGGGTGGCGATCCTCACCACCGTCGACCTCGCGCCGCTGTGGCTCGCGCAGGAGGGCGGGTACTTCAAGGCCGAGGGGCTCGAGGTCCAGGCCGACGTCGGCACCAGCGGTCAGGAGACGCTGAGCCGGATGACGAGCGGTCAGGACGACATCGCGCTGTCCACCTACACCCTGTTCTTCCTGGCCAAGAGCAGCGGCGCCGCGGACGTGAAGCTGGTGACCGACGGCACTTCGGCGAGCCCGCGCAGCAACGAGGTCGTCACCGTGCCGAACTCGCCGGTGAAGACGGTGCGCGACCTCGAGGGCAAGCGGATCGCCATCAGCTCGAAGAACGCCGCTTCGGACGTGCTGACCCGGTCGGTGATGCGCGACCACGGCGTCGACCCCGGCAAGGTGCAGTGGGTCCCGATGCCGCTGTCGGAGATGAGCGGTGCCCTCGCGCAGGGCCGGATCGACGCGGCCTACCAGCCGGAACCGTTCCTGACCCAGGCCGCGCGGACCGCCGGCGCCTACCCGGTCATCGACGCCGCCAGCGGCAGCACCCAGAACTTCCCCCTCACCGGCTACGGCGCCACCGCCAAGTGGGTCCAGGACCACCCGAAGACGCTGCGGGCGTTCCAGCGCGCGATGCTCAACGCCACCCGCGCCGCGGTCGACCGGGCCCGGATCGAACCGCTCGTCGTCCGCAACGCCAAGGTCGACCAGGACGTCGCCAGCCTGATGGTGATGCCCGCCTTCGGGTCCAGCTTGGACGCCCGCCGCATCCAGCGGGTGCCGGACCTGCTGCAGCAGCTGGGCGTGGTCCAGACGAAGATCGACGCTTCTTCGATGATCGCTCCGCAGACCGGCACCGGCTGA
- a CDS encoding ABC transporter ATP-binding protein codes for MLEIEELSVAYGAVRALDGVGLTVERGGITAVLGANGAGKTTLLRTISGLQPARGGRITWDGKELTGLAPDRIARGGVAHVPEGGGVITELTVDENLRLGALWRRDRVDRAAARREVYELFPALEERAAKPASTLSGGERQMLAIGRALMSRPALLLLDEPSLGLAPLITARIMGILRDLRATTGLTVVLVEQNAHSALSIADRGYVLALGRVVAVDTAAELLADDGLRHAYLGF; via the coding sequence GTGCTTGAGATCGAAGAGCTGTCCGTGGCCTACGGCGCCGTCCGCGCGCTGGACGGCGTCGGCCTCACCGTCGAGCGCGGCGGGATCACCGCCGTGCTCGGGGCGAACGGCGCCGGGAAGACCACGCTGCTGCGCACGATCAGCGGCTTGCAGCCCGCCCGCGGTGGCCGGATCACCTGGGACGGCAAAGAACTGACCGGGCTGGCTCCGGACCGGATCGCGCGCGGCGGGGTCGCGCACGTGCCCGAAGGCGGCGGCGTCATCACCGAGCTGACCGTCGACGAGAACCTCCGGCTGGGCGCGCTGTGGCGACGGGACCGCGTCGATCGCGCGGCCGCCCGCCGGGAGGTGTACGAGCTTTTCCCGGCGCTGGAAGAACGTGCGGCGAAACCCGCTTCGACGCTCTCCGGCGGCGAGCGGCAGATGCTGGCCATCGGCCGCGCCCTGATGAGCCGGCCCGCGCTGCTGCTGCTCGACGAACCGTCGCTGGGGCTGGCGCCACTGATCACCGCCCGGATCATGGGCATCCTGCGCGACCTGCGGGCCACCACCGGGCTCACCGTCGTGCTCGTCGAGCAGAACGCGCACAGCGCGCTGTCCATCGCCGACCGCGGGTACGTGCTCGCGCTCGGCCGGGTGGTGGCCGTCGACACCGCGGCGGAACTGCTGGCCGACGACGGCCTCCGCCACGCCTACCTCGGTTTCTGA
- a CDS encoding branched-chain amino acid ABC transporter permease, translating to MQDFFDLTLGGISAGAVYAALGLALVIIYRATRVVNFAQPALALISTYFAYSVTKATGSYWLGFAVAVVAGTVLGVVTERLLIRPLRHRSELSSIIVTLGLLLVLQAVAGMIWSNEPLAFPYAFDFRGRFSANDLFVVLVVVAIAALVLVVFKYTPLGLRMRAAAFAPEVARTLGVRVGLMLTAGWGLAAAVGSLAGLLATPPFLFPNVLDGVFVYALTAAVLGGLDNPLGTIAGGFVLGVGLSYVSGYFGPEMVTIAALAILVIVLTLRPSGLFGRAKVRRV from the coding sequence ATGCAGGACTTCTTCGACCTGACTCTCGGCGGGATCTCGGCCGGCGCGGTGTACGCGGCGCTCGGGCTCGCCCTGGTCATCATCTACCGGGCCACCCGGGTGGTGAACTTCGCGCAACCCGCCCTCGCCTTGATCTCGACCTACTTCGCGTACTCGGTGACGAAGGCGACGGGCAGTTACTGGCTCGGGTTCGCCGTCGCCGTCGTCGCCGGGACCGTGCTGGGCGTCGTCACCGAACGGCTGCTCATCCGGCCGCTGCGGCACCGCTCCGAGCTCAGCTCGATCATCGTCACGCTCGGGCTCCTGCTGGTGCTGCAGGCGGTCGCGGGCATGATCTGGTCCAACGAGCCGCTGGCGTTCCCGTACGCCTTCGACTTCCGCGGCCGGTTCTCCGCCAACGACCTGTTCGTCGTGCTCGTCGTCGTCGCCATCGCCGCGCTGGTGCTGGTGGTGTTCAAGTACACGCCGCTGGGCCTGCGGATGCGCGCGGCCGCGTTCGCCCCCGAAGTCGCGCGGACGCTCGGGGTGCGGGTCGGACTGATGCTCACCGCCGGCTGGGGACTGGCCGCGGCCGTCGGCTCGCTGGCCGGGCTGCTCGCCACGCCGCCGTTCCTCTTCCCGAACGTGCTGGACGGCGTCTTCGTCTACGCGCTCACCGCGGCGGTGCTCGGCGGCCTCGACAACCCGCTGGGCACCATCGCCGGCGGGTTCGTCCTCGGCGTCGGACTGTCCTATGTGTCCGGCTACTTCGGACCGGAGATGGTGACGATCGCCGCGCTGGCCATCCTGGTGATCGTGCTGACGCTGCGGCCCAGCGGGCTGTTCGGCCGGGCCAAGGTGAGGCGGGTATGA
- a CDS encoding thioesterase II family protein, which translates to MDRDDVQRLLFVCFPDAGEAAGRYRAWRDPRIAVQVVELPGRGERRDEHPYRDMWLLVEALAGELAGVLESPHVLFGAGLGALVAYRLAQRRVAAGLGVSRALVVAHQAPPSRAARAVPEQAGRADVSLLASDAHLPVAPPLPCPIRGFGEPHVMTGWGEHTSAGFVLTPARAQDSAALLRDAVLRSTHLISAMAGQAPAPKLTGA; encoded by the coding sequence GTGGACCGAGACGACGTGCAGCGGTTGTTGTTCGTCTGCTTCCCGGACGCCGGGGAAGCCGCCGGCCGCTACCGGGCCTGGCGCGATCCGCGGATCGCGGTGCAGGTCGTGGAGCTGCCGGGCCGGGGCGAGCGCCGGGACGAGCACCCCTACCGGGACATGTGGCTGCTGGTCGAGGCCCTGGCCGGGGAACTGGCGGGGGTGCTCGAGAGCCCGCACGTGCTGTTCGGCGCGGGGCTCGGTGCCCTGGTCGCCTACCGGCTGGCCCAGCGCCGGGTGGCCGCGGGACTGGGGGTCTCGCGGGCACTCGTCGTGGCGCACCAGGCGCCGCCGTCCCGGGCCGCGCGCGCGGTGCCGGAGCAGGCGGGCCGCGCCGACGTCAGCCTGCTGGCCAGCGACGCGCACCTCCCGGTGGCGCCGCCGCTGCCCTGCCCGATCCGGGGGTTCGGCGAGCCGCACGTGATGACCGGCTGGGGGGAGCACACGAGCGCCGGGTTCGTGCTGACGCCGGCGCGGGCGCAGGACAGCGCCGCCCTGTTGCGGGACGCCGTCCTGCGGTCGACGCACCTGATCTCCGCCATGGCGGGGCAGGCGCCGGCGCCGAAGCTGACCGGGGCGTAG